Below is a window of Chloroflexota bacterium DNA.
CCCGCAAACACCCCTCAACCTAACCCTCTCCCGGCGGGAGAGGGAACGGTGGCACCCTACGCTGGGGTAGCCCCGAAGGGGGCTTCGCTCCTTCAGCGCGGGGGTTCAGCCCCGCGCGGGCATGCCGACCTCACCCCCTCATTCCCTCGTCCCACCTGCGGTGAGAGAAGGGGGCCCGGAGGGACGTGAGGGGTAACCCTCGCGCGCCGCATTTGCTTACGCTGTGCACCAGTCGTATAATACTCACGTGCAGGCGCGCCGGTTCCCGTAGCGGGGCGCTGGAAAGGGTACGTATGCTGACGTTTGTGGTTCCACTGCTGGTTTTGAGCGCGCTGATGATCGCCCACGAGTTGGGGCACTTCGTGGCGGCAAAACTGGCGAAGATTCGGGTTGAGGAGTTCGGGCTTGGCTTCCCCCCGCGGCTGGTGCGGGTGGCCAAGCGCGGCGAGACGGAGTACACGATCAACGCCATCCCGTTCGGCGCGTTTGTGCGCATGGCGGGCGAGAACGAGCCGGGCGTTGAGGGCGGGTTCGCCGACAAGAGCAAGTGGGTGCGGCTGGCCGTGCTGGCCGCCGGGCCGCTGATGAACCTGCTCATGGCCGCGATCTTTTTCGCCTTTGCCTATATGAGCGGCTGGCCGACGGTGGCCGAGACGAAACACGCCCTCGTGCTGCGCGTGGAGAACGACTCGCCGGCGCAAGCCGCGGGCATCCTGGCCGGCGATGTCATCATCCAGGTGGACGGCATTGAGGTGGACAGCGCGGCGAGTTTCTCACGCTACGTGAGCCAGAGGGCGGGGCAGGAGGTCGTCCTGACCATCCGTCGCGGCGTGGGCTATCTGCAGGTGCGCGTGGTGCCCAGAATACCGATTCCGCCGTATCAGGGCGCCCTCGGGGTGGGCATCACGGAGGAGACGACGCGTATCGCGCTGGCCTATTCGCCACCGCTGGAGGCGCTGTACCTGGGCGCGCGCGAGGTGGTGAACACGCTCGCCTTCACGTTGAGCCTACCGGCGCTCCTGCTGCGCCAGGGGCTGGATCCGAGTCTGGCCCGACCGGTGGGGCCGGTGGGCATCTTCCAAATCACGGGGTCGGCGGCCACCCAGACGGCGCAGACCGGATGGTGGTTCCCGATCCTGCGGCTCATCGGCGTGCTCGGCGTGGCGCTGGGGCTGACCAACCTGCTGCCGCTGCCGGCGCTGGACGGCGGGCGCATCCTGTTCATCGTCATTGAGGCGATTCGCGGCAAGCGGGTGGACCCCCAGAAGGAAGGTTTCGTCCACTGGATCGGCCTGGTAATGCTGGTGCTCGTGATGATCCTGATCACGTACCAGGACATCGTGTCGCCGGTGCCGCAGTTTCAGATTCCCAATCCATTCTAGGTGTTGAGAATCGGCGCATGAAGTGCCCGGAATGTGGGACCCGAATCTCGCGGGACAACGCCATCTGCCCGAGTTGCGGCGCGGTCTTGCGCGGGCGCACGCCGACGGTGCGCTGCCGGGTGTGCGGGGCGCGCGTGCCCAGAGGGGTACACATCTGCCCCCAGTGCGGGCGGCCGCCCACGCTGCGCGGGCGCGTGAGCATGTTGGTGCTATCCATTCTGCTGGGGGTGGCGTTGGGCGTCGGCGTGTACATCGCGGGGCGCGGCTACCTGCCCGACCTGCGGTACCGCCTGGGGGTCCTGCTGATACAGGAGTCGGGGATGGATGGAGGGCCTGCCCCGACCCTGACGCCCGAAAGCACATCCGGGTCATGAGTGGAGCGATAGTGGCCGGTTATTGTTCAGGAGAGACGGTGGGTTGATGAGACGAGTACTCGTGATTGCTGCTTCATTAGTTGCGGTCGTTACGCTGGCATCAACGGCGGCTGCAGGCCCGCTGGCGCAGGGCGGGCAGGCGGTGATTTCGTCGCCGCGCGGCCCTGTAGTGGTGCGCGGGAGTGTGCTCATCAGCGGGACCGCCTTCCACCCGGAATTCTCGTTCTACAAGGTGGAGTACGCGCCTGGGGTGAACCCGCGCGACGATCAGTGGATTCTCATCGGCTCCACCCACACGACGCCGGTGCAGAACGGCCTGCTGGAGACCTGGCACACGCAGGGGCTGGTCTCCGACGGAACCTACTCGCTGCGACTGCGGGTGGTGCGGCGCGACGGCAACTTTGACGAGGACATCGTGAGCCAGATCACCGTGGCCAACGCCGTGCCGACGGAGACGCCCACTCCGGCGGCGACGCCCACGCCCACGAAGACATCCACGCCGCTCCCGCCCACGCCCACTATCGTGATTGAGGTGCCGGTGGTGATTACGGCGGAGCCTGCGACACCCTCCTCCGGCCCGCAGCCCACACCCTCATCCAGCGCATCGTTCAGCCTGGACCGCATCGTGTCGTCCATGTGCTGGGGCGGCGGCGTGGCGCTGGGCTTCTTCCTGCTGGTGGGATTTCTGGCCCTGGTGCGGCAATTGTATCGCCTCATCGCAGAACGTTGAGACTACGCGTGCACCTCCCTGCGTTTTGGTATTGGATTTGGGGCAGTTTCACACAAGGGCGCAAGGGCATGGCATCGGAACGGCGGGTGTATCTCGTTGTGGGGTTGGGGAATCCGGGCCCACGGTATGCGAAGAATCGGCATAACGTGGGCTTTCAGGTTGTGGAGCGGCTGGCCGCCCGTGCAGGGGGCACGTTCGGCCATCACCCCGGCAGGGCGCTGGCCTGCCGCGTGGTTTTGGCCGGCGTGCCGGTGGTGCTGGCGAAGCCGCAGACGTTCATGAACCTAAGCGGCGGGTCTGTGGCCGCGCTGGTTCACTGGTACCATGTGGACCCCCTCAAGAATCTCCTCGTCGTGTACGACGACCTGGACCTGCCGCTGGGGAAGATTCGCCTGCGACCGGCGGGCAGCGCGGGCGGCCACAAGGGGCTGGCATCCATCATTGAGCATTTGCGCACGCAGAACTTCGCGCGCCTGCGGGTGGGCATCGGACGGCCGGCGTATGGCGAGCCGCACCGCTACGTGCTGGAGGATTTCACCGCCGAGGAGTGGGCCGTGATGGACGCCGCGCAGGAGCGGGCGGCGGACGCGGTGGAGTGTTTCCTCAGCGAGGGCCTTGCGGCGGCGATGAACCGCTTCAACGGGGACTGACATGAACCTGTCAGGGCTTCTGCCGCTGCTGCAACGGCAGCCGACCTTTCGGGACTTTCTGGATCGGGCCGCGGTGCGAGCCGCGCCGGATACCGTCATCTACGCGGGCTTGACCTCGGCGGCCCGCGCTTTTTTCGTCGCGGCGCTGCACCAAGCCGCTGGGCGGCCGGTGCTCCTGGTGTCGCCGAGATCCGACCGCGCCCGCGCCCTGGCCGAGCAGTTGCGCGTGTACCTGGGGGGCGCGGCGGTGCGCGTCTTCGCCGAGCCGGACCCATTGCCCTACGAGCGCGTGCCCTGGGCGATGGAGACCATCCGCGAGCGGCTGGCGGCGTTGGAGTCGCTGGTTGAGCCGCCCAGCCTGGCGCTGCGGCAGGGCAGGGAGGCCGCGCCCATCCTCGTCGCATCGGTGCGGGCGCTGCAATCCACGACGATTCCCCCGCGCGAGTTCCGCGCCCATGACCGCATCCTGCGCAAAGGCCAGCGCATCTCGCCTACCGCGCTGGCGCAGTTTCTGGTGGAGGCCGGCTACGAGCCGGCGCTGGTGGTGGACACGCCGGGCACCTTCGGCGTGCGCGGCGGCATCGTGGACGTGTTCCCGCCGCACGCCGCCTATCCGGCGCGGCTGGAGTTCTGGGGCGATGAGATTGACTCGCTCCGCCTGTACGACCCCGCGACGCAGCGTTCGCTGGAGCGGGTGGAGCACGTGCGGGTGATTCCGGCCAGCGAGGTGCTGCCCGGCCCCGCGCGTCTGGCCCCCTCGCGCCTGGCGTGGGATTTCTCCAACTGCCACGGGGCGGCGCTGGAGGAGATTCAGGGCGAGTTGGCCCGCCTGGCCGAGGGCGCGCGGT
It encodes the following:
- a CDS encoding aminoacyl-tRNA hydrolase, which codes for MYLVVGLGNPGPRYAKNRHNVGFQVVERLAARAGGTFGHHPGRALACRVVLAGVPVVLAKPQTFMNLSGGSVAALVHWYHVDPLKNLLVVYDDLDLPLGKIRLRPAGSAGGHKGLASIIEHLRTQNFARLRVGIGRPAYGEPHRYVLEDFTAEEWAVMDAAQERAADAVECFLSEGLAAAMNRFNGD
- a CDS encoding zinc ribbon domain-containing protein, translated to MKCPECGTRISRDNAICPSCGAVLRGRTPTVRCRVCGARVPRGVHICPQCGRPPTLRGRVSMLVLSILLGVALGVGVYIAGRGYLPDLRYRLGVLLIQESGMDGGPAPTLTPESTSGS
- a CDS encoding site-2 protease family protein, translated to MLTFVVPLLVLSALMIAHELGHFVAAKLAKIRVEEFGLGFPPRLVRVAKRGETEYTINAIPFGAFVRMAGENEPGVEGGFADKSKWVRLAVLAAGPLMNLLMAAIFFAFAYMSGWPTVAETKHALVLRVENDSPAQAAGILAGDVIIQVDGIEVDSAASFSRYVSQRAGQEVVLTIRRGVGYLQVRVVPRIPIPPYQGALGVGITEETTRIALAYSPPLEALYLGAREVVNTLAFTLSLPALLLRQGLDPSLARPVGPVGIFQITGSAATQTAQTGWWFPILRLIGVLGVALGLTNLLPLPALDGGRILFIVIEAIRGKRVDPQKEGFVHWIGLVMLVLVMILITYQDIVSPVPQFQIPNPF